From the Notolabrus celidotus isolate fNotCel1 chromosome 12, fNotCel1.pri, whole genome shotgun sequence genome, one window contains:
- the LOC117823500 gene encoding transcription factor HIVEP3 isoform X2, producing MEAEPSRPADGERPGRQEQQHATAESSLGSCPPLQPQQPPNPRPVHRSLGRLQNRQPKRTDLLLRLQQQQAVAWQHSDTPGTSGGSFCFPTSPSTSSLPSTSSQGEHGHGVPSQSSQENPEVVSSPRKGEKKPQKPGKYVCSYCGRPCAKPSVLQKHIRSHTGERPYPCGPCGFSFKTKSNLYKHRKSHAHRIKAGLASSRNEPSLSGPEGSGVGEEPEEHTDGESTESEEETGQHKKSSSKEMLGHQRKGSKEPLEESQRPEDSQAVKQRLALRLSERKRGPMASPDDPPSSLSTSSSSLGPGSKGSTESGYFSGSGSTDLCQVSPPSASAKTYAEIILGKYGRLGGQQRSPHQQHPHTSLSSSSGTEDKSIPFNVPKTQVIEHITKLITINEAVVDTSEIDSVKPRRSSLSRKSSMESPKFITPKDPYIFDPKGEVPGPSGLRHLHNPEADPLGTQELSAVPLLRCHSMPSPTSQGEQSTSGPMSPRSYRLCQSFDEQQAVVAEMRVGHAQRMLRRQPAIEVPLGAEVMLEEASPTSSYSARQPQQQQQQPRSPSLFVCEACGAPFQHSDLYDAHRGICPGRQKVEQKSRDVGKTSREDRPPMMMHYKFRALAMAVRKRRKEESLEEDPPSPGSVAISGSSTGLIPMSSRPEHGQVLSGVPLQTDPKPDQDRKGVSVIQHTSSFEKQESISTESQEADLKESQQRQQPEPKPSPTTSRLIRQRNIQVPEILVTVEPDADMPSVSPPVTASSSKEAERVEEFQWPQRSETLAKLPAEKLPPKKKRLRLAEAAQSSGESSFESVSLPRSPSQESNISHTSSLSASFEETARSDSAIWASSSQSSQMLMVPSASHQHHQSQKEMRRSASEQTPPSPQQTEQISETRSKSFDYGSLSPQQSSSSWKERRKCLLVKHATLGEPEQEEGTNMSHLSRAESPKPGPSHSIHLPPYSTEASSCFNPEAAGKALQLLPRQIFPPSQDMLLYQPSGQQRFPQGQLSQLLPVSTGISDVLSTQIIHRAFLHSQTGPPPIQLHPAQIHMAEQLGIPFPQLPALVPLQFSSRTRANQALCLPLSSRLTTQVPSIATTESRPAIAAMSSALPRQALVRISYHHPRPVIATCLAQLTPLVSIVVPVRLQTHMPTYANAMYTTLSQILASTCSQGPISCTAMVIMGQVERNKLQRSYLKVPSPDFKSLLSISLPTEMASGSGEGYGPLGAGGSKRMLSPAASLELSTEAQRHQKRVKEEGEKEQHKAEEEGDEEEEDNVVQKFRQEKANEKNQEVGEEKQAQRVEFTAVKVEGQPEQVPRTQYAEEKKKEEGRKESTSQKKEGMLVVKEGIKTPSIPSYPSLDTSTSVNWCYLNYVKPNPSALSDPCSSVYSTWSVSAHNPNLPGLSTKSVLSLLCSKQKHSSETYTMATAPTLAKSQLAPASSSTSRVSEVHATPASTLARVKDEQQHEKEEKKETTEEEPSTSKHSEVPRVRIFEGGYKSNEEYVYVRGRGRGKYICGECGIRCKKPSMLKKHIRTHTDVRPYVCKHCNFAFKTKGNLTKHMKSKAHGKKCQAMGVSESSLDEPESEETGSDERVCGSEEQEGHQFSDVDESEDDDDNDDDEEEEEESASHDDPPSSCSSDTHQSTGGHSWHSQQGTPEAEPLGTGLSPGQEPSHRGVWPRRRATSPGSRRALFSRRGWKASPRGFSPSSESCSPSRSLSPRLELSSPIHSFSPRTELSSPSQHISPSPERGPSPIRPLSPLRPISPSCHRSSHARTLPSPLGFQHRTPGYMPWETPGTKRGHVRQDKSGTEGPTLPESSLFPPSFRLSTCEGYPGLQTVDTTFSHLPMHSQQARVPYPMIPIGGIQILQARPRSHPTTPSSPTSPPMEGPSFARFESYWGGTPRTQGLRTPGDPWSEHQAAGTSQPVRCVYSTAFTCSKQVETTDSKQYGSSHGSVYIPSSAGGTPERGVRDSRSSAPPSVTAPVASRLIGQLPEGEEPQSGGGMEKQGAKGERTDQST from the exons ATGGAGGCTGAGCCTAGCCGTCCAGCTGATGGGGAGCGCCCTGGAAGACAAGAGCAGCAGCATGCCACAGCTGAATCCTCACTAGGGTCttgtccaccactgcagccCCAGCAGCCTCCTAATCCTCGGCCTGTACACAGATCCTTGGGCCGCCTGCAGAACCGGCAACCAAAACGCACTGACCTTCTGCTTAGGTTACAGCAGCAGCAAGCAGTAGCATGGCAGCATTCAGACACCCCAGGTACCTCAGGAGGAAGCTTCTGCTTTCCAACTTCCCCATCAACCTCATCCCTCCCCTCTACTTCCAGCCAGGGTGAACATGGTCATGGGGTCCCATCGCAGTCCAGCCAAGAAAACCCAGAAGTGGTTAGCTCAccaagaaaaggagagaaaaagccCCAGAAACCAGGGAAATATGTGTGCTCTTATTGTGGCCGTCCATGTGCCAAACCAAGCGTACTTCAGAAACATATTCGTTCACATACAGGAGAAAGACCCTACCCTTGTGGCCCTTGTGGATTTTCCTTTAAGACCAAGAGCAACCTGTACAAGCATCGCAAGTCCCATGCCCATCGTATTAAAGCAGGCCTAGCATCCAGTCGAAATGAGCCCAGTTTGAGTGGACCAGAAGGTAGTGGTGTTGGAGAGGAACCTGAGGAACACACAGATGGAGAAAGCACTGAGTCTGAAGAGGAGACAGGCCAACACAAGAAATCCTCCTCTAAAGAAATGCTGGGCCACCAGAGGAAAGGTAGCAAGGAGCCGTTGGAGGAGAGCCAAAGACCTGAAGACTCCCAGGCTGTAAAGCAGAGGCTAGCATTGAGGCTTAGTGAAAGGAAACGTGGCCCAATGGCATCTCCAGATgatcctccttcctctctctccacctcatcTTCTTCTCTAGGCCCTGGAAGTAAAGGCAGCACAGAGTCTGGCTACTTTTCTGGATCAGGCAGCACGGACCTGTGTCAGGTTAGCCCTCCCAGTGCCAGCGCCAAAACATATGCAGAAATTATTCTTGGGAAATATGGAAGGCTGGGAGGGCAGCAGCGCAGTCCCCATCAACAGCATCCTCATACATCACTTTCATCATCCTCAGGGACAGAGGACAAGAGTATTCCCTTCAATGTACCCAAAACTCAAGTAATAGAACACATTACCAAGCTCATAACCATCAATGAAGCAGTAGTTGACACTAGTGAGATCGATAGTGTAAAGCCAAGGCGCTCTTCTCTGTCCAGGAAGAGCAGCATGGAGTCACCCAAATTTATTACCCCTAAAGATCCCTATATATTTGATCCCAAAGGAGAAGTCCCCGGCCCCAGTGGTTTGAGGCACCTCCACAATCCTGAGGCAGATCCATTAGGAACCCAAGAGCTGTCAGCAGTTCCTCTGCTGAGATGCCACTCAATGCCATCCCCTACCAGTCAAGGAGAGCAGTCCACCTCTGGCCCCATGTCCCCCAGAAGTTACCGTCTCTGCCAGTCGTTTGATGAGCAGCAAGCAGTGGTAGCAGAGATGAGGGTTGGCCATGCCCAGCGTATGCTGCGGCGCCAGCCTGCCATAGAAGTCCCATTGGGAGCTGAGGTCATGCTTGAGGAGGCCAGTCCCACTTCTTCCTACTCAGCCAGACAgccacagcaacaacaacaacagccaaGAAGTCcaagcctgtttgtgtgtgaagccTGTGGGGCCCCCTTCCAACACAGTGATCTCTATGATGCACACAGAGGAATATGCCCAGGGCGACAAAAAGTAGAACAAAAGAGCAGAGATGTGGGTAAAACATCCAGGGAGGATCGCCCCCCAATGATGATGCACTACAAATTCAGAGCACTGGCCATGGCcgtgaggaagagaaggaaagaggaaagtCTGGAGGAGGATCCTCCCAGCCCCGGATCTGTAGCCATTTCAGGCAGCTCTACTGGGCTCATTCCTATGTCAAGCAGACCAGAGCATGGCCAGGTCCTCTCAG GTGTTCCTTTACAGACTGATCCAAAACCAGACCAGGATAGAAAGGGTGTGTCTGTGATCCAACACACAAGCTCGTTTGAGAAGCAGGAGAGCATATCCACTGAAAGTCAGGAAGCAGACCTCAAAGAGAGTCAGCAAAGGCAACAACCTGAGCCAAAACCATCACCCACTACATCTCGCCTCATACGCCAGCGAAACATTCAAGTGCCAGAGATCCTTGTTACTGTGGAGCCTGATGCTGACATGCCATCTGTGTCACCACCAGTGACAGCATCCTCATCCAAG gaggcagagagagtggaggagttCCAGTGGCCTCAGCGTAGTGAGACCCTGGCCAAGCTCCCTGCAGAGAAGCTGccaccaaagaagaagagactCCGCCTGGCAGAGGCAGCCCAGTCCTCTGGGGAGTCTAGCTTTgagtctgtgtctctgcctcgCAGCCCCAGTCAAGAGAGCAACATCTCACACACTTCAAGCCTCTCTGCGTCTTTTGAGGAGACAGCAAGATCAGATTCTGCCATCTGGGCCTCCAGTAGCCAAAGCTCCCAGATGTTGATGGTGCCATCAGCTTCCCACCAACACCACCAAAGCCAAAAGGAAATGAGGCGTTCAGCCTCTGAGCAGACCCCACCTAGCccacaacaaacagagcagatctcaGAGACTAGGAGTAAATCATTTGACTACGGGTCCCTGTCTCCTCAGCAGTCTTCGTCCTCctggaaagaaaggaggaaatgtcTCCTTGTGAAGCATGCCACCTTGGGGGAAcctgagcaggaggaggggacCAACATGAGTCACTTGTCCAGAGCAGAGAGTCCAAAGCCTGGGCCTTCCCACTCAATCCACCTGCCACCCTACTCAACCGAGGCAAGCTCTTGCTTCAACCCTGAAGCTGCAGGGAAAGCATTGCAGCTGTTGCCACGACAAATCTTCCCACCCTCTCAGGATATGCTCCTTTATCAGCCCAGTGGCCAGCAAAGGTTTCCCCAAGGACAGCTATCTCAGCTGCTCCCTGTCTCCACAGGCATCTCTGATGTGCTGTCTACCCAAATAATCCATAGAGCATTCTTACATTCACAGACAGGACCTCCACCTATACAGTTACACCCAGCACAGATCCACATGGCTGAACAGTTAGGTATACCTTTCCCTCAGCTTCCTgctcttgttcctctgcagtTCTCTTCCAGGACTAGAGCTAATCAGGCACTGTGCTTGCCTTTGTCTTCAAGACTTACCACACAAGTTCCTTCCATTGCAACTACGGAGAGCAGACCCGCCATCGCTGCTATGTCATCTGCCCTTCCACGTCAAGCCCTTGTAAGAATCTCTTACCATCACCCAAGGCCGGTTATTGCCACATGCCTGGCACAGCTTACACCATTAGTGTCCATTGTGGTGCCAGTGCGACTACAGACCCATATGCCGACCTATGCTAATGCCATGTATACAACCCTGTCCCAGATCCTGGCCTCCACCTGTTCACAGGGACCCATTTCTTGCACAGCTATGGTCATCATGGGTCAGGTAGAACGGAACAAGCTCCAAAGGTCCTACCTGAAAGTCCCCTCCCCTGACTTCAAAAGCcttctttccatttctctcCCCACAGAAATGGCCTCGGGTTCTGGGGAGGGGTACGGCCCTCTGGGGGCTGGAGGAAGTAAGCGCATGCTTTCCCCTGCAGCTAGTCTGGAGCTCAGCACAGAGGCCCAGCGTCACCAGAAAAGGGTGAAAGAGGAAGGGGAAAAGGAGCAACataaagcagaggaggagggggacgaggaagaggaggacaatgTGGTACAGAAGTTTAGACAAGAAAAAGCCAATGAGAAAAATCAAGAGGTGGGAGAGGAGAAACAGGCACAGAGAGTGGAGTTCACAGCTGTTAAAGTGGAGGGTCAGCCAGAGCAAGTACCAAGGACACAATATgcggaggaaaagaagaaagaggaggggaggaaggagtCAACAAGCCAAAAAAAGGAGGGGATGCTAGTTGTGAAGGAAGGCATTAAAACACCAAGCATCCCTTCATACCCCAGCCTCGACACCTCCACCTCAGTCAACTGGTGCTACCTAAACTACGTCAAACCCAACCCATCTGCCCTATCGGACCCTTGCTCTTCAGTGTATTCCACCTGGAGTGTCAGTGCTCATAACCCAAACTTGCCAGGACTCAGCACTAAGTCAGTGTTGTCTCTACTGTGCTCCAAACAAAAGCACAGCTCTGAGACGTACACCATGGCAACAGCCCCAACCCTAGCCAAAAGCCAGTTGGCCCCTGCCAGTAGCAGCACCTCACGTGTGTCAGAG GTACATGCCACCCCAGCCAGCACCCTCGCCAGAGTGAAGGATGAACAGCAGCatgaaaaggaggagaaaaaagagacgACAGAGGAGGAACCTTCCACCTCCAAACACAGTGAGGTTCCTCGAGTTCGCATCTTTGAAGGCGG gtATAAGTCCAATGAGGAGTATGTTTATGTGAGAGGTCGTGGCAGGGGAAAGTACATATGTGGAGAATGTGGCATCCGCTGTAAGAAACCAAGCATGCTAAAAAAGCACATccgaacacacacagatgtccGTCCTTACGTCTGCAAACACTGCAACTTTGCCTTCAAAACCAAAG GAAACCTTACCAAACACATGAAGTCAAAGGCTCATGGGAAAAAATGCCAGGCGATGGGAGTATCTGAGTCATCCCTGGACGAGCCAGAGAGCGAGGAAACAG GAAGTGATGAGCGTGTGTGTGGCTCAGAGGAACAAGAGGGACACCAGTTTTCTGATGTGGACGAGTCTGAGGATGAcgatgacaatgatgatgatgaagaggaagaggaggagtctgCATCCCATGATGACCCACCATCCTCTTGTTCATCCGACACCCACCAATCAACAGGAGGGCATTCCTGGCACTCTCAGCAGGGCACTCCTGAAGCCGAGCCTCTGGGTACCGGTCTCAGCCCCGGTCAGGAGCCTTCTCACAGAGGGGTCTGGCCCAGAAGACGAGCCACCTCTCCAGGCAGCAGGCGAGCGCTGTTTTCACGACGGGGCTGGAAGGCGTCGCCCCGAGGATTCTCCCCCAGCAGTGAGAGCTGCTCCCCCAGCCGCAGCCTCTCCCCTCGCCTGGAGCTGTCATCACCCATCCACAGCTTCTCCCCCAGGACGGAGCTTTCCTCACCCTCCCAGCATATCTCACCCTCCCCAGAGAGAGGGCCATCTCCCATCAGACCCCTTTCCCCTCTACGGCCCATTTCGCCCAGCTGCCACCGTTCATCACATGCAAGGACCCTTCCCTCACCTTTGGGTTTTCAGCACAGGACCCCTGGGTACATGCCTTGGGAGACCCCAGGGACAAAGCGTGGTCATGTCAGACAG GACAAAAGTGGTACTGAGGGACCAACATTGCCAGAATCCAGCTTGTTTCCGCCTTCTTTCCGTCTCTCCACATGTGAGGGTTATCCTGGCCTTCAAACAGTAGACACCACCTTCAGCCATCTTCCCATGCACTCCCAACAAGCCAGGGTCCCCTATCCCATGATCCCCATCGGAGGGATCCAAATACTACAAGCCAGACCGAGGTCCCACCCTACCACCCCCTCATCCCCAACCTCACCCCCCATGGAAGGGCCGTCTTTTGCCAGGTTTGAATCTTACTGGGGCGGGACCCCCAGAACTCAAGGGCTTAGGACTCCTGGAGACCCCTGGTCAGAGCACCAGGCAGCAGGAACCAGCCAACCAGTGCGCTGCGTTTACAGCACAGCATTCACATGTTCCAAACAGGTGGAGACCACAGACTCGAAGCAATATGGCAGCTCACATGGCTCCGTCTACATCCCCAGCTCTGCTGGCGGGACGCCTGAACGCGGCGTCAGAGACAGCCGTTCAAGCGCCCCCCCAAGTGTCACAGCCCCAGTAGCTTCGCGTCTCATTGGACAGCTGCCAGAAGGGGAGGAGCCACAGTCTGGTGGCGGGATGGAAAAGCAAGGAGCTAAAGGAGAAAGAACAGACCAGAGCACTTAA